The Mesotoga infera sequence GGATATCTCGACGCAATGAAGACTTTCGGTGTTCTGGGAGGCTCAAGATACTTCATATTTGGAGAAGACGATCCGTTAAGAAATCATTTCTTGTCGCTCGACAGCGGCTCTAGAATAGAAGCATTGCGATTACTCGGGCTCACCGGAGTCGAGGGTGAAACTGCAGAATACCATTACTATCGGGAGTTCATCCCCTGGCTGGAAAGCATTGTGAAGCAGCCCTACTCGAGAACCTGTCATCTCGTTACCGGAATGCTCGAAGAGATGGCTTCTTTTCTCCAGGTCGAGAGACTGGTTCCCTACTCGCCTTCATCTCTTATGTTTGAAGTCATTAGGGCGTTCAGCGCAGAAAACTTCCAGAGCGAACGGGATCTCATGTACATGACCAGATACAAGAAACTCTTTGCTTTTCTCGAATTCATAGACAGTCAGAAGCCTTTCGCAGCCGAACCTTCTCTCGAGTTTAGATCCTTTGCAGAAGAGTTTCAGGAGTCTGTTGGACTTTTGGAACGAATTTGCTTGCAGCAATCCCGTATATCTCACTGAGTGAAAGCGGTCTCTTCAGCAGGCTCTTTCCGTAGACTATGTAATGTTTGTACTCCTTGCCTCCGGCACGCCGGGCATTTGCGATCATCGTTGCGTTTATTGAGCTGATCGACGATCCTTCGATTTCTTTGAAACCCATATTCTGGATATTTCTGTACGCTCTCAAGAACATAGCCGAGGGCACGCCCTTGTTTCTGAAATCGGGAACGACAAAGAGTATCGCCGCTCTTACCCGCACAAGAGATTTTCTCTTGCTCAGCAGCTTATACCAGCCAAAGGGAAGTAGCTTGCCGTCAATCTCGCGAATGAGAGGGCTGAAGTCCGGCAGCGCTACAAAGTAGCCTATTGGCCTTTCTCCTGATCTCGCGATGATGACCATTCTCTGATCTGCAACTGTCCTAAGCATCTTAGCCATATCACAGAGTTCTTCAAAAGTGGGAGGAAGAACATCCTCTTCCCACTTCGGGATTGATTCCTCCATTATCTTTTGAAGATCTGCGACGACTTCCTTAAGCCGCTTGAAATCGGCCTCTTCGACGTGAAATCCGTAGCGATCCATAGCGATCTCGGTAAACTTTATCTCGCGCTCGGATATCACGTGCTCGAGATCGTATCTGAATGCAAGGTATTTCAAGTAGATATCGAAGTCTTCAAAAAAGTCAACATAGTAGGGGGGATTGTAAGGCAACATAACGGTAGGCGGATCTTCGAAGTTATCTACCAGCAGCCCTCTATAATCGTCGCCGTTAGTGGGGGAAACAGGTCCCTTCAGGTACTTCATGCCCTTGCTCTTTGCCCAGCTTTCTGCCGTTCTCAGAAGTGCCTCTGCAACTAGCTTATCGTTGACAGATTCAAAAAGAGTGAAGTATGCATGCTCCACGGACTTCTCGCGGTTCATAACCTGTTCTATGCCCACGGCGATCCTTCCCACCGCACTACTTCCGTTCTTTGCCAAAAAGAAATCGTGAGGACCGTTCGCAAGAAGCTGTGAGCTCTTGCTTTTCAACACTGCCTTTATTTCATGGCTTAGAGGAGGTACCCAGAGGGGGTAATCGCGGTATAGTCTCCTTGGAAGCTCAATGAACTCTTTCCTCTCCTGCCGGCTCTTGACTTTGACAATCTTCAAAATTAGCAACTCCTAGAAAAAACCTATGGACAATTCTAGCACGATAAAAGAATCCTCTCTACCCGGCAGGGGAAATGCCTTCAGAAGCTCTGACATCAGAGACGTAATTGCTTAGATTGGAATTAAGAATTCCTCCCCCGCTTCCATCTGTTCCTACGTAATATTCCGGAGTAATCAGAAGATTCTTTCCCTTGAAGCCAGGCTTAATTCTAGTATAGTCGCCGACATACACATTGCTCAGCTCGACTCCTTCGCCAATTCTGCAGTTTGCCCCTATCATTACCGGCCCTTCCAGTTTCACATTTTTTTCAACTATTGAACCAGCCCCAACATATACCGGCGTAATGATCTTCATGCTCTTCTCGAGAACCGAGC is a genomic window containing:
- a CDS encoding NDP-sugar synthase, with protein sequence SLDTKIDWYDIGRNSDYLEILGMALEGRIKGFKPSGREVTEGLWRGAGSVLEKSMKIITPVYVGAGSIVEKNVKLEGPVMIGANCRIGEGVELSNVYVGDYTRIKPGFKGKNLLITPEYYVGTDGSGGGILNSNLSNYVSDVRASEGISPAG